A genomic region of Homalodisca vitripennis isolate AUS2020 chromosome 5, UT_GWSS_2.1, whole genome shotgun sequence contains the following coding sequences:
- the LOC124363445 gene encoding NADH-dependent D-xylose reductase-like — protein MTEEVVIRIAQAHGKSPGQVLLRHMVQLGVAVIPKSSHPDRIKQNIDTYSLIDIHTYRTIICNL, from the exons ATGACAGAGGAGGTTGTGATACGCATAGCCCAAGCTCACGGCAAGAGCCCGGGCCAGGTGTTGTTGAGACATATGGTGCAGCTCGGTGTCGCCGTCATACCCAAGAGCTCCCACCCCGACCGCATCAAGCAGAACATTGAC ACGTATTCACTCATAGATATACACACATATCgaacaataatttgtaatttgtaa